A window of Pusillimonas sp. DMV24BSW_D genomic DNA:
TCCCGGCATGACTTTGAACTTCGCCGGGAACCTGCTCAGGTTGGCCGAAGGCGAGCAGGCCAATGATGAAGCGGTCGTGGCGTATTGCGAAACCCGTCCGGTATTGCGTCGCACGTATGCGCAATTAAAAGCAGACGTGGGCGCCCTGGAGGCCTATTTTAAAAGTCAGGGCGTTGTTAAAGGCGATCGGGTTGCCGCTATTGTGACCAATGGCTATGAAGCGCTCGTGGCCATGCTGGCCACGAGCAGTATGGGCGCGATTTTCAGTTCGGCCTCACCCGATTTCGGTGTGGGTGCTATTTTGGATCGGTTCTCGCAAATTGAGCCGGCCATGCTGGTGATCGTGAACGGGTATGGGTACGGTGGCAAGGTGTTTAGCCGCACTGAGGATTTTCAGGCGATCCGCCAGGGTTTGCCAACCCTAAAAGGGGTGGTGGCCATTGAACAGGTACCCGGGCAGGCCATGCCGCAAGGTCCCGGCGTGGTGTCCTGGGAGGCAGCTTTGCAGGCGGGGGCAGGCCAGGCGCCCAGTTATACACCCGTGCCGTTTGATCATCCGGTCTACATTCTGTTTTCTTCCGGTACCACCGGTAAGCCCAAGTGCATTGTGCATGGCACGGGCGGCATCTTGTTGAACCATGCCAAAGAGCTCATGCTGCATGGAGACATCGGGCCGGGCGATAGCCTGATGTATTTCACCACTTGCGGCTGGATGATGTGGAATTGGCAGGCGTCGGGCCTGCTCACGGGCGCGCGCCTGGTGACGGTTGATGGGTCTCCGGGGTATCCGAATTTAAGTTATCTGTGGGAACTGGCCGCGAACGAGGGCGTGACCCACTTTGGGACCAGTGCTCGTTTTATTGCCGGGTGTCGCAAAGCCAATTTAACGCCTACGCAAACCCATACCCTGCAAAAGCTGCGGGTGGTGTTCTCTACGGGCTCCCCGTTGTTGCCTGAAGATTATGACTGGTTTTATGCCGACGGGGTACCGCAGGCATTATTAGGCTCCATTGCGGGTGGCACCGACATTTGCGGCTGCTTTGTCGGGTGTGTGCCCACCTTGTCGGTACGCCGGGGCGAGATTCAGGGCAAGATGTTGGGGGCCGATGTGACGGCATTTGATGACCAGGGTCATGAGGTGCAGGCCGGGCGGGGTGAGCTGGTGTGCAGGCAGCCCTTGCCGTCGATGCCGGTGGCGTTCTGGAACGACCCCGAGGGCAGCCGATATCGCGATGCGTACTTTGATACTTACCCAGGTGTCTGGGCGCATGGTGATTTTATCGAATTCACTGATACGGGCGGCGCCATCATTTATGGTCGTTCCGACGCCACGTTGAACCCCGGCGGGGTGCGCATTGGCACCGCAGAAATCTACCGTCAGGTTGAAACGGTGGATGCTGTAAAAGACAGCTTGGTGGTGGGGCGTCAGGTGGATGGTGATGTGGAAGTGGTGCTACTGATTGTTCCCGCCCCAGGCCATGACTTAAATGATGCCTTGATAAAGGAGTTACGCACCCGTATTCGTGAAGGGGCCAGCCCACGACATGTGCCGCGTCATATTCTGGCCGTGCCCGATATTCCCTACACCCGCAGCGGCAAGAAAGTGGAGTTGGCGGTGGCGCGCCTGGTGAATGGGTCGGCTCGCAGCGACAATCGCGATGCGTTGGCCAATCCGCAGGCTCTGGATCAAATTGGTGAATGCCTGCGCGCGCTTGGGTTGAAAGCCTGAATAACGAAGGTTGTTATATCGTTTTTTGCCTATGCTGAAAAGTGATGTGCTTGTTTTTTAGTTATCCATAAATTGGTTAACTCTTATAAGCCTTCTGCATTATTCAAATAATCAGTCAAGCTCTAAACTGTTTTCATGGGTTTCTGAGATGCGAAACAGTCTGCACTGAGTCTGTTGCAGATAATTGGATATACATGGATAACATTATTTATAAGAAAATCGATGAAATAGGTGTTGTTGCCGTATTAGGCACGGGGTCGGTGGGTGCCAGTTGGATTGCACTCTTCCTGGCTCACGGTCTGGAGGTCATTGCATATGACCCGTCACCCAATGCACCTGAAAATGTGAATGATTTTGTTTCCAATGCCTGGCCTGCCTTGTGTGAGTTGGGTCGCACCAAGTTGCCGCATCCCCCACTTGATCGGATACGTTTCGTCTCTTCGGCGGGAGAGGCTGCCCGCATGGCGGATGTGATTCAAGAGAATTGTCCGGAGCATTTGGAGATAAAGAAACAACTTTTATATGAGGTTGAGGCTGTCGCGGCTCCCAGCAAAATTATTCTTTCAAGCACGGGCGGAATTCCACCTAGTGCCATGCAAGAGGCCTGCACGTATCCTGAGCGGTTAGTCGTTTTACATCCATTTAACCCTACCCATTTAATTCCGCTTGTTGAAGTGGTGGGCGGGCGGAAAACTTCTCCGGTTGTGGTTGATTGGGCAATGGATTTCGCCCGTTCTCTGCACAAACAACCGATTTGTTTGCATGCTGAAACCAATGGTCATATGGCCAATCGTTTGCAGTTTGCATTAATGCGCGAAGCGGTGGCGTGTTTGCAAGATGGAATCGCAAGCGCACGCGATATCGATGCCGCCGTTCGTTGCGGTTTGGGGCCGCGGTGGGCTTTAATGGGCGGATTGCTAACGTTGCATTTAGCAGGAGGTGACAAGGGGATGCAAGGCATTCTGGATCATGCCGGCCAGGCCATTCAGGAATGGTGGACGCCATCTGCGTCGGTGACGCTTACGCCTGAGCTTGTTCAAAAACTGGTTAATGCTGCGCAGGAAGTATCGCAGGGCGAGTCGGTTCAGCATTGGGTTAAATGGCGCGATGAGGGTTTGGTCGACGTATTGAAGTTACAGGAAAAACTAGGGGCATGACGTGTCCCTCCAACTA
This region includes:
- a CDS encoding acetoacetate--CoA ligase is translated as MGLSPVVWQPGKYLSEKCKLAQFRRYLATTGYGPFYDYQSLHHWSVSEPQAFWRAVWDFCGLTSVEPASAVLGSHAMPGAQWFPGMTLNFAGNLLRLAEGEQANDEAVVAYCETRPVLRRTYAQLKADVGALEAYFKSQGVVKGDRVAAIVTNGYEALVAMLATSSMGAIFSSASPDFGVGAILDRFSQIEPAMLVIVNGYGYGGKVFSRTEDFQAIRQGLPTLKGVVAIEQVPGQAMPQGPGVVSWEAALQAGAGQAPSYTPVPFDHPVYILFSSGTTGKPKCIVHGTGGILLNHAKELMLHGDIGPGDSLMYFTTCGWMMWNWQASGLLTGARLVTVDGSPGYPNLSYLWELAANEGVTHFGTSARFIAGCRKANLTPTQTHTLQKLRVVFSTGSPLLPEDYDWFYADGVPQALLGSIAGGTDICGCFVGCVPTLSVRRGEIQGKMLGADVTAFDDQGHEVQAGRGELVCRQPLPSMPVAFWNDPEGSRYRDAYFDTYPGVWAHGDFIEFTDTGGAIIYGRSDATLNPGGVRIGTAEIYRQVETVDAVKDSLVVGRQVDGDVEVVLLIVPAPGHDLNDALIKELRTRIREGASPRHVPRHILAVPDIPYTRSGKKVELAVARLVNGSARSDNRDALANPQALDQIGECLRALGLKA
- a CDS encoding 3-hydroxyacyl-CoA dehydrogenase NAD-binding domain-containing protein, producing MDNIIYKKIDEIGVVAVLGTGSVGASWIALFLAHGLEVIAYDPSPNAPENVNDFVSNAWPALCELGRTKLPHPPLDRIRFVSSAGEAARMADVIQENCPEHLEIKKQLLYEVEAVAAPSKIILSSTGGIPPSAMQEACTYPERLVVLHPFNPTHLIPLVEVVGGRKTSPVVVDWAMDFARSLHKQPICLHAETNGHMANRLQFALMREAVACLQDGIASARDIDAAVRCGLGPRWALMGGLLTLHLAGGDKGMQGILDHAGQAIQEWWTPSASVTLTPELVQKLVNAAQEVSQGESVQHWVKWRDEGLVDVLKLQEKLGA